The following proteins are co-located in the Bordetella bronchialis genome:
- a CDS encoding ABC transporter substrate-binding protein, translating to MVLKKFAAPLFAASLVLFTSPAARAEMVLRVATTLSDIPLTTGQPSQGGEGMRFIGFTLYDALIRWDLSKADQPAKLVPGLATSWSVDDATHTKWTFKLRPNVKFHDGSAFDADAVVWNLDKLLKRDAPQFDQAQATQASQYVSGVASYRVVDPMTVEITTKYADAVFPYLIADVMMSSPARYKELGGDWTKVAQRPSGTGPWMLDKLVPRERAELIRNPNYWDPQRVPKSDRMVLLTMPDPNTRVAALLSRQVDWVEAPPPDTLPRLKEAGMQIVTNIYPHNWPYQLSYSEGSPFRDIRIRKAANLAIDRQGLVEFLGGTAIPSEGMVDPKHPWFGHPDFKIRYDPDEARRLMKEAGYSPQHPLHVKFAISTSGSGQMQPLPMNEFVQENLKAVGFDVELEVMEWEALRARRRAGSDAPENKGVDGINNSFGYWDPDIGLIGTSWSRMRPPAGYNWGGFSDKQADELAAKAKVEFDPKKQDALLAQLHARIVDQAMWIWVVHDLNPRALAPNVKGFVQAQSWFQDLTPVYLQQ from the coding sequence TTGGTACTGAAGAAATTCGCGGCCCCGCTTTTCGCCGCCTCGCTCGTCCTTTTCACATCCCCCGCCGCGCGGGCCGAAATGGTGCTGCGCGTCGCCACCACGCTGTCGGACATTCCCTTGACGACCGGCCAGCCCAGCCAGGGCGGCGAAGGCATGCGCTTCATCGGCTTCACGCTTTACGACGCGCTGATCCGCTGGGATCTGTCCAAGGCCGACCAGCCCGCCAAGCTCGTGCCGGGACTGGCGACCAGCTGGTCGGTCGACGATGCCACGCATACCAAATGGACCTTCAAGCTCCGGCCCAACGTCAAATTCCATGACGGATCCGCCTTCGATGCCGATGCGGTGGTATGGAATCTGGACAAGCTGCTCAAGCGCGATGCGCCGCAGTTCGACCAGGCGCAGGCCACCCAGGCCAGCCAGTACGTGTCGGGCGTCGCGTCGTACCGCGTGGTCGACCCCATGACCGTGGAAATCACGACCAAGTACGCCGACGCCGTCTTTCCCTACCTGATCGCCGACGTCATGATGTCCAGTCCCGCCCGCTACAAGGAACTGGGCGGCGACTGGACCAAGGTGGCGCAACGGCCCTCGGGCACGGGCCCGTGGATGCTGGACAAGCTGGTCCCGCGCGAACGCGCGGAGCTCATACGCAACCCGAACTACTGGGATCCCCAGCGCGTGCCGAAGTCCGACCGCATGGTGCTGTTGACCATGCCGGATCCGAATACCCGCGTGGCGGCGCTGCTGTCGCGCCAGGTCGACTGGGTCGAGGCGCCGCCGCCCGACACCCTTCCGCGCCTGAAGGAAGCGGGCATGCAGATCGTCACCAACATCTACCCACACAACTGGCCCTACCAGCTCAGCTATTCCGAGGGCTCGCCGTTTCGCGACATTCGCATCCGCAAGGCGGCCAATCTGGCGATAGACCGCCAGGGGCTGGTCGAATTCCTGGGCGGAACGGCCATCCCGTCCGAAGGCATGGTCGATCCCAAACATCCGTGGTTCGGCCATCCGGACTTCAAGATCCGCTATGACCCGGACGAAGCGCGCCGCCTCATGAAAGAAGCCGGCTACAGCCCGCAGCATCCCCTGCACGTCAAGTTCGCCATCTCCACGTCCGGCTCCGGCCAGATGCAACCCCTGCCCATGAACGAGTTCGTCCAGGAGAACCTGAAAGCGGTAGGCTTCGACGTCGAACTGGAAGTAATGGAATGGGAAGCCCTGCGCGCGCGACGCCGCGCGGGTTCGGACGCGCCCGAGAACAAGGGCGTGGACGGCATCAACAACAGCTTCGGCTATTGGGATCCGGACATCGGGCTGATCGGCACATCCTGGTCCAGGATGCGGCCGCCCGCGGGCTACAACTGGGGCGGCTTCAGCGACAAGCAAGCCGACGAACTGGCGGCCAAGGCCAAGGTGGAGTTCGATCCCAAGAAGCAGGACGCGCTGCTGGCGCAGCTGCATGCCCGCATCGTCGACCAGGCGATGTGGATATGGGTCGTACACGATCTGAACCCGCGCGCCCTCGCTCCCAACGTGAAGGGTTTCGTCCAGGCGCAGAGCTGGTTCCAGGACCTGACCCCCGTGTACCTGCAACAGTAA
- a CDS encoding ABC transporter permease: MLRYVLRRLLYTLPIAIGVSLVCFALVHLAPGDPISAVLPENASPAVIQEIRAAYGFDKPLPAQYFIWLERVLTGDLGTSIKTGRPVLWEIAPAIRNSMLLAAVAIALAFAGGCILGGLAGYTRRPAVDRTVTALAVTGVSLPHYWLGMVLIVLFSVELRLLPATGMGAPDIAHLILPAVTLSVIPMGIVARSVRASVSEIRKQEFVQTLYAKGLSGRHVLAHVAKNVAPAVMAVMGLQFAQMLGGSILVETVFAWPGTGFLLNAAIFTRDLPILQGTILVLAMLFVFTNLIVDVLQMLVDPRVKRA; the protein is encoded by the coding sequence ATGCTGCGTTACGTGCTTCGCCGCCTGCTGTACACGCTTCCCATCGCCATAGGCGTATCGCTGGTCTGCTTCGCCCTGGTGCACCTGGCACCGGGCGATCCGATCAGCGCGGTACTGCCCGAGAACGCCTCGCCGGCGGTGATCCAGGAGATCCGCGCCGCATACGGCTTCGACAAGCCCTTACCCGCGCAGTACTTCATCTGGCTCGAGCGCGTGCTGACCGGGGACCTGGGCACCTCCATCAAGACCGGGCGGCCCGTTCTGTGGGAAATCGCGCCGGCGATACGCAACTCCATGCTGCTGGCGGCGGTGGCCATCGCGCTGGCCTTCGCCGGCGGCTGCATCCTGGGCGGATTGGCCGGCTACACGCGGCGCCCCGCCGTCGACCGCACGGTGACGGCGCTGGCCGTTACCGGCGTCTCGCTGCCGCACTATTGGCTGGGCATGGTGCTGATCGTGCTGTTTTCCGTGGAACTGCGCCTGCTGCCCGCCACCGGCATGGGCGCGCCCGATATCGCGCACCTGATCCTGCCCGCGGTCACGCTTTCCGTCATTCCCATGGGCATCGTCGCGCGCTCGGTACGGGCTTCCGTCAGCGAGATCCGCAAGCAGGAGTTCGTGCAGACCCTGTACGCCAAAGGCCTGAGCGGCCGGCATGTGCTGGCGCACGTTGCCAAGAACGTCGCGCCGGCCGTCATGGCCGTCATGGGCCTGCAGTTCGCCCAGATGCTGGGCGGTTCCATCCTGGTGGAGACGGTGTTCGCCTGGCCGGGCACCGGCTTCCTGCTGAACGCGGCCATCTTCACGCGTGACCTGCCCATTCTGCAGGGAACCATCCTGGTGCTGGCGATGTTGTTCGTCTTTACCAACCTGATCGTGGACGTGCTGCAGATGCTGGTGGACCCGCGCGTCAAGCGCGCCTGA
- a CDS encoding ABC transporter permease, translated as MTQNTASLSALPQAITAHAGFRRPTRGYWHGVGRRLSRDPVAIGCALVLLVIVALAIAAPWIGLDDPYKMSMIRRLKPPGYQGHLLGTDELGRDMLSRLIHGGRLSLFTGFVPVVLATLTGGALGIAAGYAGGRWNMVIMRLVDVFYAFPSVLLAVAISGALGAGLTNSIVSLTLVFIPPIARIAESVTTQVREQDFVEAARATGASGLRVVRGHVLSNVIGPILVYASSLISVGIVIASGLSFLGLGVSPPNAEWGLMLNTLRQAIYVSPLNAILPGIMIFVTSMCFNLMSDGLRGAMDVKA; from the coding sequence ATGACGCAGAACACCGCTTCCCTGTCCGCCTTGCCGCAGGCCATTACCGCGCACGCGGGATTTCGCCGTCCGACCCGCGGCTATTGGCACGGCGTGGGCCGGCGCCTGTCCCGCGACCCGGTGGCGATCGGCTGTGCGCTGGTCCTGCTGGTCATCGTGGCGCTGGCCATCGCGGCGCCGTGGATCGGCCTGGACGATCCCTACAAGATGAGCATGATCCGGCGGCTCAAGCCCCCGGGCTACCAAGGCCATCTGCTGGGTACCGACGAACTGGGACGCGACATGCTGTCGCGGCTGATCCACGGTGGCAGGCTGTCGCTGTTCACGGGCTTCGTACCGGTGGTGCTGGCCACGCTGACCGGCGGCGCGCTGGGCATCGCCGCCGGCTACGCGGGCGGCCGCTGGAACATGGTGATCATGCGCCTGGTCGACGTGTTCTACGCATTCCCCTCGGTACTGCTGGCGGTGGCGATCTCCGGCGCCCTGGGCGCCGGGCTGACCAACAGCATCGTGTCGCTGACGCTGGTGTTCATCCCGCCCATCGCCCGCATCGCGGAAAGCGTCACGACCCAGGTGCGCGAACAGGACTTCGTCGAAGCGGCCCGGGCCACGGGCGCATCGGGGCTGCGCGTGGTGCGCGGCCACGTGCTATCCAATGTCATCGGCCCCATCCTGGTGTATGCCTCCAGCCTGATCAGCGTCGGCATCGTCATCGCGTCCGGCCTGAGTTTCCTGGGCCTGGGCGTCAGCCCGCCGAACGCCGAGTGGGGCCTCATGCTGAATACCCTGCGCCAGGCCATCTACGTCAGCCCGCTGAACGCCATCTTGCCCGGCATCATGATTTTCGTCACCTCCATGTGCTTCAACCTGATGAGCGATGGCCTGCGCGGTGCCATGGACGTCAAGGCCTGA
- a CDS encoding ABC transporter ATP-binding protein, which produces MLIVQDLKKHFDVGRNGLGGPRTVVRAVDGVSFQVAKGETLGIVGESGCGKSTTGRLLMHLLKPDAGRVIFDGEEVSEVRGISVRDLRSHMQMVFQDSYASLNPRLTIADSIAFGPKVVGMSEAQARVRAASLLRMVGLEPETFARRYPHELSGGQRQRVNIARALAMGPRVLILDESVSALDKSVEAQVLNLLRELKRELGLTYLFISHDLSVVQYISDRVLVMYLGQVVESGPVARIYQTTRHPYTAALLASRPSMDPRRRVARPPLSGDPPNPIDPPSGCRFRTRCPRAQARCAEEAPPLAAADDDAGHLAACHYPLRPGEAQALRYAAPDAADGTTGIAEVDAASRLRA; this is translated from the coding sequence ATGCTGATCGTGCAGGACTTGAAGAAGCACTTCGACGTGGGCCGTAACGGCCTGGGTGGGCCGCGCACGGTGGTGCGCGCGGTCGACGGCGTCAGCTTCCAGGTCGCCAAGGGGGAAACCCTGGGCATCGTGGGCGAATCGGGCTGCGGCAAGTCCACCACCGGCCGGCTGCTGATGCACCTGCTGAAGCCCGATGCCGGACGCGTCATCTTCGACGGCGAAGAGGTCTCCGAAGTACGCGGCATCAGTGTGCGCGATCTGCGCTCGCATATGCAGATGGTGTTCCAGGACAGCTACGCGTCGCTCAATCCCCGCCTGACCATCGCCGACAGCATCGCCTTCGGGCCCAAGGTGGTGGGCATGTCGGAAGCCCAGGCGCGAGTCCGCGCGGCCAGCCTGCTGCGCATGGTGGGCCTGGAGCCGGAGACCTTCGCGCGCCGCTATCCCCACGAACTTTCCGGCGGCCAGCGCCAGCGCGTCAACATCGCGCGCGCCCTGGCCATGGGGCCCCGGGTACTGATCCTGGACGAATCGGTCTCGGCGCTGGACAAATCGGTGGAGGCGCAGGTGCTCAACCTGCTGCGCGAACTCAAGCGCGAACTCGGCCTGACCTATCTGTTCATCTCGCACGACCTGAGCGTGGTGCAGTACATCAGCGACCGCGTGCTGGTCATGTACCTGGGACAGGTGGTGGAGTCCGGCCCGGTGGCGCGCATCTACCAGACCACGCGGCATCCCTACACCGCCGCGCTGCTGGCCTCGCGACCGTCGATGGACCCGCGCCGCCGGGTCGCGCGGCCGCCCTTGTCCGGCGACCCGCCCAACCCCATCGACCCGCCGTCGGGGTGCCGCTTTCGGACCCGCTGCCCGCGGGCCCAGGCCCGCTGCGCGGAGGAAGCACCGCCGCTGGCAGCGGCGGACGACGACGCCGGCCACCTTGCCGCCTGCCATTACCCGCTGCGCCCGGGCGAGGCGCAGGCCCTGCGGTACGCCGCGCCCGATGCGGCCGACGGCACGACGGGCATCGCCGAGGTCGACGCCGCATCGCGGCTACGCGCCTGA
- a CDS encoding ABC transporter ATP-binding protein, producing the protein MIAASGYIDAPLVRVQDLTVRFVNRDMNVPVVNGVSFALKEGEVLCLLGESGSGKSVTMRALMRLLPDSARLGGQVTVGGHDILALPRRRLPDIRGALISMIFQEPLTALDPVYTVGQQIAETVRRHDGVSKRDAMRRALELLELVQIPSAARRLAAYPHELSGGLRQRAMIALALSCRPRLLLADEPTTALDATVQIQVLLLLRELQRELGMATIFVTHDLGVACEVADKVAVMYAGRFVETGTIADVMDQPRHPYTQGLLRSTVHAGMRDSDLLPIPGAPPDLAALPPGCCFAPRCPMHQPECDAGVPVLREPLRMEGGRLAMPGSGHAARCIRIGAENPRLEAAGW; encoded by the coding sequence ATGATCGCTGCTTCCGGATACATCGATGCGCCGCTGGTCCGCGTGCAGGACCTGACGGTGCGTTTCGTCAACCGCGACATGAACGTGCCGGTGGTCAACGGCGTCTCTTTCGCCTTGAAGGAAGGCGAGGTCCTTTGCCTGCTGGGCGAGTCGGGCTCGGGCAAAAGCGTGACCATGCGCGCCCTGATGCGCCTGCTGCCGGACAGCGCACGCCTGGGCGGCCAGGTCACGGTGGGCGGCCACGACATACTGGCCCTGCCGCGCCGCCGGCTGCCGGACATACGGGGCGCGCTGATCTCCATGATTTTCCAGGAACCGCTGACGGCCCTGGACCCGGTCTACACCGTAGGCCAGCAGATCGCCGAAACCGTACGCCGGCACGACGGCGTCAGCAAGCGGGATGCGATGCGCCGCGCGCTGGAGCTGCTCGAACTGGTGCAGATACCGTCGGCCGCGCGCCGGCTGGCGGCCTATCCGCACGAACTGTCGGGCGGTTTGCGGCAACGCGCGATGATCGCCCTGGCCCTGTCCTGCCGCCCGCGCCTTCTGCTTGCCGACGAGCCCACCACCGCGCTGGACGCCACCGTGCAGATCCAGGTGCTGCTGCTCTTGCGCGAGCTGCAGCGCGAACTGGGCATGGCGACGATATTCGTCACGCACGACCTGGGCGTGGCCTGCGAGGTCGCCGACAAGGTCGCCGTCATGTATGCCGGCCGTTTCGTGGAAACCGGAACCATCGCCGACGTCATGGACCAGCCCCGGCATCCCTACACCCAGGGACTGCTGCGCTCCACCGTGCACGCCGGCATGCGCGACAGCGACCTGCTGCCGATACCCGGCGCGCCGCCGGACCTGGCTGCCCTGCCGCCCGGATGCTGCTTCGCGCCACGCTGCCCCATGCACCAGCCGGAATGCGACGCCGGGGTGCCGGTGCTGCGCGAGCCGCTGCGCATGGAGGGCGGACGGCTCGCCATGCCGGGTAGCGGCCATGCGGCCCGCTGCATACGCATCGGCGCCGAGAACCCCCGCCTGGAAGCGGCGGGATGGTAA
- a CDS encoding AbrB family transcriptional regulator, with protein sequence MVTRLHAALRSTVFRATATYAGAALAGCLFQQARVPLPWMLGPLAFTAAASLAGLPVMARAALRNLGMTVVGTALGLSFTPEAARQLLDHIPLILAAVLATLLIACTASLLLTRTAGIDRVTAFFCSVPGGAAEMCLLARRYGGAATPIAVAQMLRVVLLVIVLPAVLTWSADGGKSPVLPLAGTGTVDMPALAGLLIVSGIATLLMARAGMRSAWLLVPLAVGIAATLSGWTASAMPGPLASLAQVFIGTQLGAAFRRKDLLAVRRALPAIVLNVAILAGGCAGVAMALAAMSGAHPHSLVLATSPGGVTEMCLTARALGLEVPLIVGFHVCRVFVVLAATPWVFAAMRRGGLIEVPATAARST encoded by the coding sequence ATGGTAACGAGACTGCATGCCGCGTTGCGGTCCACCGTGTTTCGCGCCACGGCAACCTATGCCGGCGCGGCGCTGGCGGGCTGCTTGTTCCAGCAAGCGCGGGTGCCGCTGCCATGGATGCTGGGCCCGCTTGCCTTCACCGCGGCGGCATCCCTGGCCGGCCTGCCGGTGATGGCGCGCGCCGCACTGCGCAATCTTGGCATGACGGTGGTCGGCACCGCGCTGGGCCTGTCGTTCACCCCGGAAGCCGCACGGCAGCTGCTGGATCATATCCCCTTGATCCTGGCCGCCGTGCTGGCGACGCTGCTGATCGCCTGCACCGCATCCTTGCTGCTTACCCGCACGGCGGGCATCGACCGCGTGACGGCATTCTTCTGCAGCGTCCCCGGGGGAGCGGCGGAAATGTGCCTGCTGGCACGCCGCTACGGCGGCGCGGCAACCCCCATCGCGGTGGCGCAAATGCTGCGCGTCGTATTGCTCGTGATCGTGCTGCCGGCCGTGCTCACCTGGAGCGCGGATGGCGGCAAGTCGCCTGTGCTCCCCTTGGCAGGCACCGGGACGGTGGACATGCCCGCGCTGGCCGGACTACTGATCGTGTCCGGCATCGCCACCCTGCTCATGGCGCGCGCCGGCATGCGCAGCGCCTGGCTGCTGGTACCGCTGGCGGTCGGTATCGCGGCGACGCTGTCGGGCTGGACCGCCTCCGCGATGCCGGGCCCGCTGGCAAGCCTGGCGCAGGTCTTCATCGGCACGCAACTGGGCGCGGCGTTCCGGCGCAAGGACCTGCTTGCCGTGCGGCGCGCCCTGCCCGCCATCGTGCTGAACGTCGCCATCCTGGCGGGCGGGTGCGCGGGCGTGGCCATGGCACTGGCCGCCATGTCCGGCGCGCATCCGCACTCGCTGGTGCTGGCCACCTCGCCCGGCGGCGTCACGGAGATGTGCCTGACGGCCCGGGCCCTGGGCCTGGAGGTGCCGTTGATCGTCGGTTTCCACGTCTGCCGGGTATTCGTCGTCCTGGCGGCCACACCCTGGGTCTTCGCCGCCATGCGGCGCGGGGGCCTTATCGAAGTTCCCGCGACCGCCGCGCGGTCCACTTGA
- a CDS encoding amidase, translating into MNAELHFLSVAEAARLLQARKLSPVELVDAFLARIDAVDDRLHSYLLVMAEQARAAARAAEQDIMAGRWRGPLHGIPYAVKDNYYTRGVRTCAASRLLLDHVPDHDAAAIERLRDAGAILLGKLNTWEYGTGTGAVHFDLPFEPARNPWNLAHFTGGSSTGSGASVAAGTAMAALGSDTGGSVRLPAAACGLQGMKATYGRVSRHGILPNCYTLDVPGPLTWTVEDSALFLRAMAGHDPRDPASARVAVPDFVAGLEAGVRGMTIGIVRDLGREGDGLDEANRAGLEDIARVLAAQGARIVEVVLPAGVADYRQASSVINWTESLSIHESDFMARASEMGQALRDKMMSGFMTRAVDYLAAQRRRRELAAATDALIRSVDALILPCAFHTAPPIDDFDRVKAYTTDTACPPFNMSGHPAMAVCTGFDAAGLPTNAQIAGRYFDEATVLRVARAHERATQWRERRPSLQALPALESA; encoded by the coding sequence ATGAACGCCGAATTGCATTTCCTGTCCGTGGCCGAGGCCGCCCGCCTGCTCCAGGCCCGCAAGCTGTCGCCGGTCGAATTGGTGGACGCTTTCCTGGCGCGCATCGACGCGGTCGACGACCGCCTGCACAGCTATCTGCTGGTGATGGCCGAGCAGGCCCGGGCCGCCGCGCGCGCGGCGGAGCAGGACATCATGGCGGGCCGCTGGCGCGGTCCGCTGCACGGCATCCCATACGCCGTCAAGGACAACTACTACACCCGCGGCGTGCGCACCTGCGCCGCCTCTCGACTGCTGCTGGACCACGTGCCCGACCATGACGCCGCCGCCATCGAGCGCCTGCGCGATGCCGGTGCGATCCTGCTGGGCAAGCTCAATACCTGGGAGTACGGCACGGGAACGGGGGCCGTGCATTTCGACCTGCCATTCGAACCGGCGCGCAATCCCTGGAACCTGGCGCACTTTACGGGTGGCTCCTCGACGGGCTCGGGCGCCTCGGTGGCCGCCGGCACCGCCATGGCGGCGCTGGGTTCGGACACCGGGGGCTCGGTCCGCCTGCCCGCCGCGGCTTGCGGCCTGCAGGGCATGAAGGCCACCTATGGCCGCGTCAGCCGCCACGGCATCCTGCCCAATTGCTACACGCTGGACGTGCCGGGTCCCCTGACGTGGACGGTGGAAGACAGCGCCCTGTTCCTGCGCGCCATGGCCGGCCACGACCCGCGCGACCCCGCCAGCGCGCGGGTGGCCGTTCCGGACTTCGTCGCCGGGCTGGAGGCCGGGGTCCGCGGCATGACCATAGGCATCGTGCGGGACCTGGGCCGGGAAGGCGACGGCCTGGACGAGGCCAACCGCGCGGGCCTGGAAGACATTGCTCGCGTCCTGGCCGCTCAGGGCGCGCGCATCGTGGAGGTCGTCCTGCCCGCCGGCGTGGCGGACTACCGGCAGGCCAGCAGCGTGATCAACTGGACCGAATCGCTGTCCATCCACGAAAGCGACTTTATGGCCCGCGCCTCGGAAATGGGGCAGGCGCTACGGGACAAGATGATGAGCGGATTCATGACCCGCGCGGTCGACTATCTTGCCGCGCAGCGCCGGCGCCGCGAACTCGCCGCCGCCACCGACGCGCTGATACGCAGCGTGGATGCGCTGATCCTGCCCTGTGCCTTCCATACCGCCCCGCCCATCGACGATTTCGATCGCGTCAAGGCCTACACCACGGACACGGCCTGCCCGCCCTTCAATATGTCCGGCCACCCCGCGATGGCGGTGTGCACGGGCTTCGACGCCGCGGGCCTGCCGACGAATGCGCAGATCGCCGGCCGCTATTTCGACGAGGCCACGGTATTGCGCGTGGCGCGCGCCCATGAGCGCGCCACGCAATGGCGGGAACGCCGGCCCTCGCTGCAAGCGCTGCCCGCGCTCGAAAGCGCCTGA
- a CDS encoding amidase, which produces MTTPLFHLTVCQASRLIQRRELSPVALVDAFLDRIAAVGDRVRSYLLVTADRARARARQAEHDIAAGRYRGPLHGIPYAVKDNYYTRGLRTTAASRLLLDFVPDHDATAVRRLDDAGAIMLGKLNTWEYGTGNGGVYFDLPFEPARNPWDLSRFTGGSSTGAGAAVAAGTAMIALGSDTTGSVRLPAAACGLQGMKPTYGRVSRHGILPNCYTMDTPGPLTWTVEDSAIVLGAIAGRDTRDPASADRAVPDYRECLDEGVAGMTIGMMRDVGATPGSIDAANAAALDNMARVLRDAGARIVDVALPAPIDEYRSVTSVINWTESLSIHEEDFVRRAPDMGYALRDKLMSGAMTRAVDYVAAQRRRRELADATDAVVRSVDALIAPCAFRVAPAFDDQAAMRAYTRENACPPFNASGHPAMTVCTGYDADGLPTNAQIVGRWFDEARVFRVARAYECATPWRERRPLL; this is translated from the coding sequence ATGACCACGCCGCTGTTCCACCTGACCGTGTGCCAGGCTTCGCGCCTGATCCAGCGCCGCGAGCTCTCGCCCGTGGCGCTGGTGGATGCATTCCTGGACCGCATCGCGGCGGTCGGCGACAGGGTCCGCAGCTATCTGCTGGTGACGGCGGATCGGGCCCGGGCGCGGGCGCGGCAGGCCGAACACGATATCGCGGCGGGCCGCTACCGCGGACCGCTGCATGGCATTCCCTACGCGGTCAAGGACAACTACTACACGCGCGGGCTGCGAACCACCGCCGCTTCGCGCCTGCTGCTGGACTTCGTGCCGGACCATGACGCCACCGCGGTACGCCGGCTGGACGATGCCGGGGCCATCATGCTGGGGAAACTCAACACCTGGGAATACGGCACCGGCAACGGCGGCGTGTATTTCGACCTGCCCTTCGAACCCGCGCGCAACCCCTGGGACCTGTCGCGCTTTACCGGCGGTTCCTCCACCGGCGCGGGCGCCGCGGTGGCGGCCGGCACGGCCATGATCGCCCTGGGCTCGGACACGACGGGATCGGTACGCCTGCCGGCCGCCGCGTGCGGGCTGCAAGGCATGAAGCCTACCTATGGACGGGTCAGCCGCCACGGCATCCTGCCCAATTGCTACACCATGGATACGCCCGGGCCCTTGACCTGGACGGTGGAAGACAGCGCCATCGTACTGGGCGCCATCGCCGGCCGCGACACCCGCGATCCGGCCAGCGCGGATCGCGCCGTGCCCGACTACAGGGAATGCCTGGACGAAGGCGTGGCCGGCATGACGATAGGCATGATGCGCGACGTCGGCGCCACGCCGGGCAGCATCGATGCGGCCAACGCCGCGGCCCTGGACAACATGGCCCGGGTACTGCGCGACGCCGGCGCGCGCATCGTCGACGTCGCGCTACCCGCGCCCATCGACGAATACCGTAGCGTGACGTCCGTGATCAACTGGACCGAATCCCTGTCCATACACGAAGAAGACTTCGTGCGGCGGGCTCCCGACATGGGCTATGCGCTGCGCGACAAGCTGATGTCCGGCGCCATGACCCGCGCCGTCGACTACGTGGCCGCGCAGCGGCGGCGGCGTGAGCTGGCTGACGCCACGGACGCGGTGGTTCGATCCGTGGACGCCCTGATCGCACCCTGCGCCTTCCGCGTCGCACCGGCTTTCGACGACCAGGCCGCGATGCGGGCCTACACCCGCGAGAACGCCTGCCCACCGTTCAACGCGTCCGGCCATCCCGCCATGACGGTCTGCACCGGCTACGACGCCGATGGACTGCCCACCAACGCCCAGATCGTCGGTCGCTGGTTCGACGAAGCGCGCGTATTCCGCGTCGCGCGCGCCTACGAATGCGCCACGCCATGGCGCGAGCGCCGCCCCTTGCTCTGA
- a CDS encoding amidase — translation MMEPYELTATQASALIAARKLSCEELARSTLDRILARDPEVRAWSWFDADTIIRNARELDKTPPRSPLHGLTFGVKDVIDTADMPTQHNSPIHVNHRPGQDAACVAVVRHSGSLIVGKTDTVEFASGGRRAVTRNPHNPAHTPGGSSSGSGAAVGDSQVQLAFGTQTGGSHIRPAAFNGIYGIKPTHGIVSREGAKMYSHTLDTIGWYGRSVEDLQLVGSAFRLPGSDGHPGAGTVEPASVKGLRVGLCRTPVWQAADAYGRAALMEAARRLEAAGAIVRELTLPAEFDGMDAAQQTVMRGEGRAAFLPAYLGSHHLLHEDFREMVENARGISPAQLVQAYDLAAACRRLFDGLFGADLDVVLTPPSPGEAPQGLQDTGNPAFNAMWTLLHVPCVAIPVGKSARGLPLGIQLVGPRFADSRLLAIAAACAPVIHENGMLGEIEVDEAMAA, via the coding sequence ATGATGGAACCGTACGAACTGACCGCCACCCAAGCCTCGGCCCTGATCGCCGCGCGCAAGTTGTCCTGCGAAGAACTGGCGCGCTCCACGCTGGATCGCATCCTTGCGCGCGATCCCGAAGTACGCGCATGGAGCTGGTTCGACGCGGACACGATCATCCGCAACGCGCGCGAGCTGGACAAAACCCCGCCGCGCAGCCCCTTGCACGGCCTGACCTTCGGGGTCAAGGACGTGATCGACACGGCCGACATGCCGACCCAGCACAACTCTCCCATACACGTGAACCACAGGCCCGGGCAGGACGCCGCCTGCGTGGCCGTGGTGCGCCATAGCGGGTCGCTGATCGTCGGCAAGACCGACACCGTCGAGTTCGCTTCGGGCGGGCGCCGCGCCGTCACGCGCAATCCGCACAATCCGGCGCACACGCCCGGCGGCTCTTCGTCCGGCTCCGGCGCGGCGGTCGGCGACAGCCAGGTGCAGCTCGCCTTCGGCACGCAGACCGGCGGCTCGCACATCCGTCCGGCCGCGTTCAACGGCATCTACGGCATCAAGCCCACGCACGGCATCGTCAGCCGCGAGGGCGCCAAGATGTATTCCCACACCCTGGACACCATAGGCTGGTATGGACGCTCCGTGGAGGACCTGCAGCTGGTGGGCAGCGCCTTCCGGCTTCCCGGGTCGGACGGCCATCCCGGGGCCGGTACCGTCGAGCCGGCCAGCGTCAAGGGCCTGCGGGTCGGCTTGTGCCGTACGCCCGTATGGCAGGCCGCCGACGCCTACGGCCGCGCGGCGCTGATGGAAGCCGCGCGCCGCCTCGAAGCGGCGGGCGCCATCGTCCGGGAACTGACGCTGCCGGCCGAATTCGACGGCATGGACGCCGCCCAGCAGACCGTCATGCGCGGCGAAGGCCGTGCCGCCTTCCTGCCGGCTTATCTCGGCAGCCATCACCTGCTGCACGAGGACTTCCGTGAAATGGTGGAGAACGCGCGCGGCATCTCGCCCGCGCAACTCGTGCAGGCCTACGACCTGGCCGCGGCGTGCCGCCGCCTTTTCGACGGATTGTTCGGCGCGGACCTGGACGTCGTCCTGACGCCGCCATCGCCCGGGGAAGCGCCCCAGGGCTTGCAGGATACGGGCAACCCCGCTTTCAACGCCATGTGGACCTTGCTGCACGTGCCGTGCGTGGCCATCCCGGTCGGCAAGAGCGCGCGCGGCCTGCCCTTGGGCATCCAGCTGGTGGGGCCGCGCTTCGCCGACTCCCGCCTGCTGGCCATCGCGGCGGCCTGTGCTCCGGTGATCCACGAGAACGGCATGCTGGGCGAGATCGAAGTGGACGAGGCGATGGCCGCGTAA